The following coding sequences are from one Molothrus aeneus isolate 106 chromosome 23, BPBGC_Maene_1.0, whole genome shotgun sequence window:
- the IL22RA1 gene encoding interleukin-22 receptor subunit alpha-1 translates to MKGFLLVLAGVSVLGIGTTERSSCLKRAAFSSTNFENILTWETEADIPPGTVFDVQYKQYGEKSWLTKQECQSITQLFCNLSRETENFTEHFYGRVRARGCSSSWVRSERFEPRKETIIGAPQVEHVPHARSIRFLVRPPLTPLRGEDQQPLTVEDIYSKFGAVDYHLTIFNQRTQQQWTKNEHNKEFEVSNLDPDTEYNGTVYICLLQRRSKPQVFWVKTLADKTWILYCLVALAFCAGLVFAATAYVSYKYIKQRSAQPRALDFRGIPSFQPLTLTVEHIIKPLSFSKPSPFIPEVQLAQMSQHLDWSLEPARPSCPYQQQVAVPALQLPPQPCQVEMPAPITAYTPQKAEQGIAAAPGGSSLALTYGLCVEGTDRSSQPEQRLKESSPDRSEDAELRSHVLGKSCSHWDYKEQQPKVALWKSRDRLESVVIQGSPGQTPLLLQSEELEDPELSQLSLALLEQGGCYRQQAALPLPLPAGKAAPGYAAQQGLLAPLLLSLRTGGHGERWELPEPFPRPAAPAQLPATAATQMLPAAKGPGCTELGESPASSPGRDSDSATPLTMLFKDLDLKVQWDEESTELY, encoded by the exons ATGAAGGGATTTCTGCTCGTCCTGGCTGGAGTTTCAGTGCTGG gtaTTGGGACTACAGAGAGATCATCATGTCTGAAACGTGCAGCATTTTCTTCCACAAACTTTGAGAACATCCTGACATGGGAAACAGAGGCAGATATTCCCCCTGGCACTGTGTTTGATGTCCAGTACAAACA GTATGGAGAGAAATCCTGGCTCACCAAGCAGGAGTGCCAGAGCATCACCCAGCTCTTCTGCAACCTCAGCAGGGAGACAGAGAACTTCACAGAGCATTTCTACGGGCGGGTGCGGGCGcggggctgctcctccagctgggTGCGCTCCGAGCGCTTCGAGCCCCGCAAGGAGA CCATCATAGGGGCCCCCCAGGTGGAACACGTCCCCCACGCCCGCTCCATCAGGTTCCTGGTGCGGCCGCCCCTGACGCCCCTGCGGGGGGAGGACCAGCAGCCGCTCACTGTGGAGGACATCTACAGCAAATTTGGGGCTGTGGATTATCACCTGACAATATTcaaccagaggacacagcagcag TGGACAAAGAATGAGCACAACAAAGAATTTGAAGTTTCCAACTTGGACCCAGACACTGAATACAACGGGACAGTTTATATCTGCCTGCTCCAGAGAAGGAGCAAACCTCAGGTGTTTTGGGTCAAAACACTGGCAG ACAAGACGTGGATTCTCTACTGTCTGGTGGCCTTGGCCttctgtgctgggctggtttTTGCTGCCACTGCTTATGTGAGCTACAAATACATCAAACAGcgcagtgcccagcccagggccctG GACTTCAGAGGGATTCCATCGTTCCAGCCTCTCACACTGACGGTGGAGCACATCATAAAGCCCCTCAGCTTCTCCAAACCTTCCCCTTTCATCCCTGAAGTGCAGCTGGCCCAGATGAGCCAACACTTGGACTGGTCCCTGGAGCCAGCACGGCCCTCCTGTCCCTACCAGCAGCAGGTGGCtgttccagcactgcagctgccccctcagccctgccaggtggAGATGCCAGCCCCCATCACTGCCTACACTCCTCAGAAAGCTGAGcagggcattgctgctgccccaggcggctccagcctggccctgaccTACGGGCTGTGCGTGGAGGGCACGgacaggagctcccagcccgAGCAAAGGCTGAAGGAATCTTCTCCAGATCGTTCTGAGGATGCAGAGCTCCGAAGCCACGTGCTGGGAAAGAGCTGCAGCCACTGGGATTacaaagagcagcagccaaaggTGGCCCTGTGGAAGAGCAGGGACAGACTGGAGTCGGTGGTGATCCAGGGGAGCCCTGGGCAGAccccgctgctgctgcagagcgaggagctggaggatcccgagctgtcccagctgtccctggccttgctggagcagggaggatgcTACAGACAGCAGGCAGCGCTGCCCCTGCCGCTGCCCGCGGGGAAAGCCGCCCCAGGCTACGCtgcccagcaggggctgctggcaccTCTGCTGCTCTCGCTCCGGACTGGGGGCCACGGGGAGCGCTGGGAGCTGCCGGAGCCCTTCCCACGCCCTGcggccccagcacagctcccggCGACCGCAGCCACGCAAATGCTGCCAGCAGCGAAGGGGCCGGGCTGCACAGAGCTCGGCGagtccccagccagcagcccgGGCCGCGACAGCGACAGCGCCACTCCTCTCACCATGCTCTTCAAGGATTTGGACCTGAAAGTGCAGTGGGATGAGGAGAGCACGGAACTTTATTAG